One region of Triticum aestivum cultivar Chinese Spring chromosome 6B, IWGSC CS RefSeq v2.1, whole genome shotgun sequence genomic DNA includes:
- the LOC123137819 gene encoding 39S ribosomal protein L18, mitochondrial: MAAVYPTTAALPARHSPPSFLRPSYLSWSASITQHRVPFSPRLALSPPPAANRRSFVIRAAWTRRSRGELDKSPNRKSWKQRTDMYMRPFLLNVFFSKRFVHAKVMHRGTSKVIAVATTNAKDLRTTLPSLIDDNACRTIGRLIAERSMDADVFAMAYEPKKNERIEGKLGIVIDTIKEYGIIFA, translated from the coding sequence ATGGCCGCCGTTTACCCCACCACGGCCGCCCTCCCAGCGCGCCActcccctccttccttcctccgGCCGTCGTACCTGTCGTGGTCCGCCTCCATCACCCAGCACCGCGTCCCCTTCTCACCGCGCCTCGCTCTCTCGCCGCCACCGGCGGCCAATCGGCGGTCGTTCGTGATCCGAGCGGCTTGGACGCGGCGGTCGCGCGGCGAGTTGGACAAGAGCCCGAACCGCAAGTCGTGGAAGCAGCGCACGGACATGTACATGCGCCCGTTCCTGCTCAACGTCTTCTTCTCCAAGCGCTTCGTCCACGCCAAGGTCATGCACCGGGGCACCAGCAAGGTCATCGCCgtcgccaccaccaacgccaaggACCTCAGGACCACGCTGCCGTCCCTCATAGACGACAACGCCTGCAGGACCATCGGTCGTCTCATAGCCGAGAGGTCCATGGACGCCGATGTCTTCGCAATGGCGTACGAGCCCAAGAAGAATGAGAGGATCGAGGGGAAGCTCGGGATTGTCATCGACACCATTAAGGAGTATGGCATCATCTTTGCATAG